Proteins encoded in a region of the Schistocerca gregaria isolate iqSchGreg1 unplaced genomic scaffold, iqSchGreg1.2 ptg000925l, whole genome shotgun sequence genome:
- the LOC126325537 gene encoding uncharacterized protein LOC126325537 isoform X2 codes for MDCASPPMDSSNIHENIHATLLSWVDQIRKLCTPEKVYWCDGSEKEYNTLCDKLVNSGTFVRLNPAIRPNCFVARTDERDTSRPDEKAILSSRNQSDVGPTNSWMHPEELKPKLESLFRGCMRGRTMYVIPFCMGPLKSPYSRIGVEITDSPYVVVNMRIVTRIGKEVLSQLSTNDSFIPCIHSVGYPLVSSQHEDVPWPCNPDKLIVAHFIEEPSIWSYGSGFGGNAMLSKRSLGLRIASYMGTKKPSWLTTHCSILSLTSPEGKKFYLANGFLTGTSKTNIAFLVSNLPGWTQKCISDEISWMNVGEDGKLYAINPENGFFGVATGTNDFTNRSMMDAMQSNTIFTNVAVTPDGDVWWEGKTKDIPAKLIDWRGNEWTPDCGRKAAHPNSRYTIPAAQCPIIDPEWDNPNGVPISAFLFAHRRATTVPVVYEAFSWNHGVFMASTLSVDAYVTRDRLVPAHRDAFSMTSFCGTDINKYLSQWLEYRRYLGYSSPRIFSVNWFIEDTSAFSFGESGTYSSKNKYLWPGYDENIRILKWICERIDGSMDAHRTAIGYVPLPRSLDLTGLSISFDNLQQLLRVCPESWMQEVQSIKEYFGTFGPNFPQELMNQLNQLEKRLDFAEGKPFTHNEKLLKWVDEITSLCRPAKVYWCTGTTAEYDYLCSQLVESRTFIPLNSKMRPNSYLARSDPRDVSRIDERLFVCSKDESLAGLTNNWADPGQMKKRLEKLFDGCMEGRTLYVIPFCMGPLSSPYSKFGVEITDSAYVVVNMHIMSHIGIKVLTSMGDAPFVRCLHSVGVPLKPGQVDVPWPCNPDNTVIAHFPDEPMVISYGSGYGGNALLGKKCYALRIASVLARKEGWLAEHMLILGITSPEGKKYYIGAAFPSTCGKTNLAMLVPTLPGWTARCVGDDIAWMHIGNDGQLRAINPEAGFFGVAPGTSELSNPSAMRTIQKNTIFTNVALTPDGDVWWEGMTKQIPEVLTDWTGNTWTPDCGRKAAHPNSRYTAPAYQCPVIDPEWENPNGVPISAIVFGSRRSTLMPLVTEAFSWQHGIFMGSTTCIDDDGSQGEQGRIQRDPFAMLPFCGYNMGDYFNHWLHFRKNLGYNSPKIYHVNWFLRNEKGQLLWPGFGENSRVLKWICERIGRNPTGKAVKTPVGYIPVPGALDLNGIDMAAETLNQLFHIDVEMWKKECAQLREFYKKFGSHMPEIIYQELKGLENRLSVTDSVCTSTNRHLLAWVEEIQRLCNPSRVHWCTGTEAEYQELCASMVASGTLIKLNERIRPNCYLARSDPRDVARVESKTFICSAKEEDAGPTNNWLAPDVMKKRLNGLLEGCMEGRTMYVIPFCMGPVGSPYSKYGVQITDSPYVVANMKIMTRIGTKILNLITEDQFYLRCLHSVGMPLKPGQADIPWPCNPDNTVIAHFPDEPMVISYGSGYGGNALLGKKCYALRIASVLARKEGWLAEHMLILGITSPEGKKYYICAAFPSACGKTNLAMLVPTLPGWTVRCVGDDIAWMHIGNDGQLRAINPEAGFFGVAPGTSELSNPSAMRTIQKNTIFTNVALTPDGDVWWEGMTKQIPEVLTDWTGNTWTPDCGRKAAHPNSRYTAPAYQCPVIDPEWENPNGVPICALLFGGRREHLLPLIMEAYIWEQGVLMASVISSEQTAAAEGTQGQIRRDPFAMLPFCGYNMGDYFNHWVDFRKNLGYLSPKIFYVNWFRKEGDSYLWPGFGENSRVLKWICERVDGVGKARATPIGYMPTHDALDLGGLDVSIETIHKLTYVDEQAWLKEIPSIRSFFAKFSDRLPKAFTEILDNLELRLKRATEAPTADPKLLAWVEEVQRLCEPARVVWCNGTAEEYNELCDLLVSSGTFTRLNEKLRPHSFLARTNPLDARREVERNYLCTPNRDEAGPGNIWADPNETKQKLRQLFKGSMRGRTMYVVPFTLGPWGSTHCRTCVQITDSPYAVANVHLLTRMGTPVLDSITGLKQYIQVVHSMGRPLIRDDGVAVPDVSWPCDLNNRLIAHFPQEMSCWSYGSNFGSNALPTRISVGLRISSAMGYKEGWFAERMAILSITSPNGPKHHVAFAAPRGCGKTNVAMLVPVIPGWTVRCLSDELAWLYVGEDNRLWAINPETGLFDGAMSKSYSTNKSAMTTVKKNSIFINTAMTLDGDVWWEGMTPEPPSELIDWTGNRWNPSFDTPAAHPNARYTTHLSNCPVVDPDWNNPNGVPISAIIFGNRRSSVLPWACEAPSWERGVFYGSILSSEFSEIRQSDPSSIGIRDENNPNVLRQPFAMYGHTGYNICDYFSHWLSLRKHLGYSVPKIFFVNWFRKSSASGKILWPGFNENSRILKWIYQRITNEVNATKTPIGFVPSSSSLDLRGLDISFGDVHQGLKVDEEELRSEVSNIEALYKKLGSRMPSGLWTELNYLKSDLRMKV; via the exons ATGGATTGCGCCTCCCCACCTATGGATTCTTCTAATATTCATGAAAATAT CCATGCTACCTTACTTTCTTGGGTTGATCAGATTCGAAAACTGTGCACACCAGAAAAGGTATATTGGTGTGATGGAAGTGAAAAGGAGTACAATACTTTGTGCGATAAATTAGTGAATTCGGGTACTTTTGTTCGATTAAATCCAGCCATTCGGCCCAACTGTTTCGTTGCAAGAACAGACGAACGCGACACTAGTCGCCCAGATGAAAAGGCCATATTGAGCAGTCGAAATCAATCCGATGTCGGCCCTACCAATTCATGGATGCACCCTGAGGAATTAAAGCCCAAACTTGAAAGCTTATTTAGAGGCTGCATGCGAGGAAGGACTATGTATGTGATTCCTTTTTGTATGGGGCCTCTTAAATCACCCTACTCTAGAATTGGCGTTGAAATCACCGATTCTCCCTACGTAGTAGTTAATATGAGAATCGTTACACGCATTGGTAAAGAGGTGCTATCTCAGCTTTCTACCAATGACTCGTTTATACCGTGTATTCACTCTGTCGGATACCCGCTGGTCTCGAGCCAACATGAGGATGTGCCATGGCCGTGCAATCCAGACAAACTGATTGTGGCCCATTTTATTGAAGAACCATCCATTTGGTCTTATGGCTCTGGATTTGGTGGAAACGCGATGCTTTCTAAACGTTCATTGGGTCTTAGAATCGCTTCTTATATGGGAACCAAGAAACCAAGCTGGCTCACTACTCATTGCAGTATTTTGAGTTTAACCTCTCCTGAGGGGAAGAAATTCTATCTTGCTAATGGGTTTTTGACGGGAACATCCAAAACGAATATAGCTTTTTTGGTCTCAAATCTTCCAGGATGGACACAAAAGTGTATTAGCGACGAAATTTCGTGGATGAATGTTGGAGAAGATGGCAAGCTTTATGCGATAAATCCAGAGAATGGCTTCTTTGGCGTGGCTACGGGCACAAACGATTTTACTAATCGCTCAATGATGGATGCCATGCAATCCAATACAATTTTTACCAATGTTGCCGTAACTCCAGATGGCGATGTGTGGTGGGAAGGGAAGACGAAGGATATTCCTGCCAAACTTATTGATTGGAGAGGCAATGAGTGGACGCCGGATTGCGGCCGAAAGGCGGCACATCCAAATTCTCGGTACACGATACCCGCGGCTCAGTGCCCAATTATTGATCCTGAGTGGGACAATCCCAATGGCGTCCCGATTTCTGCATTTTTGTTTGCGCATCGCCGAGCTACTACAGTTCCCGTGGTATACGAAGCCTTCTCCTGGAATCACGGAGTCTTTATGGCTTCAACGTTGTCTGTTGATGCCTACGTCACCAGAGATAGACTGGTTCCTGCTCATAGGGACGCATTTTCAATGACTTCGTTCTGTGGTACAGACATCAACAAGTATCTATCACAATGGCTTGAATACCGAAGGTACCTTGGGTATTCGAGTCCGCGTATATTTTCAGTAAACTGGTTCATTGAGGATACCTCCGCGTTCTCTTTTGGTGAATCTGGTACATATTCTTCGAAAAATAAGTATTTGTGGCCAGGATATGACGAGAACATTAGGATTTTGAAATGGATTTGCGAGCGCATTGATGGCAGCATGGACGCTCATCGTACAGCCATAGGGTATGTGCCGCTGCCTCGATCCTTGGATCTCACCGGGTTATCTATATCTTTCGACAACTTGCAACAGCTACTCCGAGTCTGCCCAGAATCTTGGATGCAGGAGGTTCAAAGCATTAAAGAATATTTTGGAACGTTTGGTCCGAATTTTCCGCAGGAACTTATGAACCAGCTGAATCAGCTTGAAAAGAGGCTTGATTTCGCCGAAGGAAAGCCATTCACACACAACGAAAAGCTGTTGAAATGGGTCGATGAGATTACTAGTTTGTGCAGGCCGGCTAAGGTTTATTGGTGCACAGGGACCACAGCCGAATACGATTATTTGTGTTCACAGCTCGTTGAATCTCGAACTTTCATTCCGCTTAATTCGAAAATGCGACCCAACTCTTACTTGGCTCGATCTGACCCGCGAGATGTCTCGAGAATTGACGAAAGACTGTTCGTATGTTCCAAGGATGAATCTTTGGCAGGCCTTACAAATAATTGGGCAGATCCAGGACAAATGAAAAAAAGGCTCGAAAAATTATTTGATGGCTGTATGGAGGGTAGAACCCTATATGTTATTCCTTTCTGCATGGGGCCTCTATCCTCTCCATATTCTAAGTTTGGGGTCGAGATTACGGATTCTGCATACGTTGTAGTAAACATGCATATTATGTCCCATATAGGAATCAAGGTGCTTACTTCTATGGGCGATGCGCCGTTTGTACGTTGTTTGCATTCGGTGGGTGTGCCTCTGAAGCCGGGACAGGTGGACGTTCCTTGGCCGTGCAATCCGGACAACACGGTTATTGCGCACTTCCCGGACGAGCCGATGGTTATTTCGTATGGGTCTGGGTACGGAGGCAACGCGTTGCTTGGGAAGAAGTGCTACGCGCTTCGCATTGCATCGGTGCTGGCTCGAAAGGAGGGCTGGTTGGCGGAGCATATGTTGATACTTGGCATTACTTCGCCGGAAGGGAAGAAGTACTATATAGGTGCCGCGTTTCCGAGCACGTGTGGGAAGACCAATTTGGCGATGTTGGTACCTACGTTACCAGGGTGGACGGCTCGATGCGTGGGCGACGACATCGCGTGGATGCACATAGGGAATGATGGGCAACTGCGAGCGATCAACCCTGAGGCAGGGTTTTTCGGCGTGGCGCCGGGCACGTCGGAGCTGTCGAATCCGTCGGCGATGCGTACGATACAGAAGAACACGATATTTACGAATGTGGCACTGACGCCGGACGGAGACGTATGGTGGGAGGGCATGACAAAACAAATACCGGAGGTATTGACGGATTGGACGGGGAACACGTGGACGCCGGACTGTGGTCGAAAGGCGGCGCACCCGAATTCTCGATATACGGCGCCGGCGTATCAATGTCCTGTGATAGATCCTGAATGGGAGAACCCCAACGGGGTGCCCATTTCCGCTATTGTGTTTGGCAGCCGTAGAAGCACTTTGATGCCTCTTGTCACCGAGGCCTTTTCGTGGCAACATGGCATCTTTATGGGTTCGACAACATGCATTGATGACGACGGTTCCCAAGGGGAGCAAGGGCGGATACAACGGGATCCGTTCGCGATGTTGCCGTTCTGCGGCTACAACATGGGTGATTACTTTAACCACTGGCTACATTTCCGAAAGAACCTGGGCTACAACTCGCCGAAGATATACCACGTTAATTGGTTTTTGAGAAATGAAAAGGGTCAATTGCTATGGCCTGGATTTGGGGAAAATTCTCGTGTGCTGAAATGGATTTGCGAGCGTATCGGCAGAAATCCAACTGGAAAAGCAGTCAAAACGCCTGTTGGGTATATTCCAGTACCGGGCGCACTCGACTTAAATGGGATTGATATGGCAGCTGAGACGTTGAATCAACTATTTCATATTGACGTTGAGATGTGGAAAAAGGAGTGTGCGCAACTTCGAGAATTTTATAAGAAGTTCGGCAGTCACATGCCCGAAATAATTTACCAGGAGTTAAAAGGACTAGAAAACCGACTTAGCGTGACGGATTCAGTATGCACCTCGACCAACAGGCACCTTCTTGCCTGGGTCGAAGAAATTCAACGGCTATGCAACCCCAGCAGAGTGCACTGGTGTACCGGAACGGAAGCCGAGTACCAGGAGTTGTGCGCTTCTATGGTGGCGAGCGGTACTCTGATTAAGCTGAACGAGAGGATTCGGCCCAATTGTTATCTCGCCCGCTCCGATCCCAGAGACGTGGCAAGGGTCGAAAGTAAAACGTTTATCTGCAGTGCGAAGGAAGAAGACGCAGGTCCGACTAACAATTGGCTTGCTCCAGACGTGATGAAGAAAAGGCTGAACGGGTTGTTAGAGGGTTGCATGGAAGGAAGAACCATGTATGTGATACCTTTTTGTATGGGGCCAGTAGGATCTCCGTATTCTAAGTATGGCGTTCAAATTACTGATTCGCCATACGTCGTTGCGAACATGAAGATTATGACTCGAATAGGGACGAAGATACTTAACCTCATAACTGAGGATCAATTTTATCTCCGTTGTTTGCACTCAGTGGGGATGCCTCTGAAGCCGGGACAGGCGGACATTCCTTGGCCGTGCAATCCGGACAACACGGTTATTGCGCACTTCCCGGACGAGCCGATGGTTATTTCGTATGGGTCTGGGTACGGAGGCAACGCGTTGCTTGGGAAGAAGTGCTACGCGCTTCGCATTGCATCGGTGCTGGCTCGAAAGGAGGGCTGGTTGGCGGAGCATATGTTGATACTTGGCATTACTTCGCCGGAAGGGAAGAAGTACTATATCTGTGCCGCGTTTCCGAGCGCGTGTGGGAAGACCAATTTGGCGATGTTGGTACCTACGTTACCAGGGTGGACGGTTCGGTGCGTGGGCGACGACATCGCGTGGATGCACATAGGGAATGATGGGCAACTGCGAGCGATCAACCCTGAGGCAGGGTTTTTCGGCGTGGCGCCGGGCACGTCGGAGCTGTCGAATCCGTCGGCGATGCGTACGATACAGAAGAACACGATATTTACGAATGTGGCACTGACGCCGGACGGAGACGTATGGTGGGAGGGCATGACAAAACAAATACCGGAGGTATTGACGGATTGGACGGGGAACACGTGGACGCCGGACTGTGGTCGAAAGGCGGCGCACCCGAATTCTCGATATACGGCGCCGGCGTATCAATGTCCTGTGATAGATCCTGAATGGGAGAACCCCAACGGGGTGCCTATTTGCGCGCTGCTATTCGGAGGGCGTCGCGAGCACCTTTTACCGTTGATTATGGAAGCTTATATTTGGGAACAGGGCGTGCTGATGGCATCCGTTATTTCGAGTGAGCAGACGGCAGCGGCGGAGGGAACGCAGGGACAAATCCGACGGGATCCGTTCGCGATGTTGCCGTTCTGCGGCTACAACATGGGTGACTACTTCAATCATTGGGTTGACTTCCGGAAGAACCTTGGGTACTTGAGTCCGAAGATATTTTACGTAAATTGGTTCCGTAAGGAGGGGGATTCCTATTTATGGCCTGGATTTGGGGAAAATTCTCGTGTGCTGAAATGGATTTGCGAGCGAGTGGACGGGGTTGGCAAGGCTAGGGCGACGCCTATAGGGTACATGCCCACGCATGATGCGCTTGATTTGGGTGGGTTGGACGTGTCCATCGAGACCATTCACAAGTTGACATATGTGGACGAGCAGGCTTGGTTGAAGGAGATACCGAGTATCCGAAGTTTCTTTGCTAAGTTTTCGGACCGCCTACCTAAGGCGTTTACGGAGATTTTAGACAATTTGGAACTGAGGTTGAAGAGAGCTACGGAGGCGCCGACGGCCGATCCGAAGTTGTTGGCGTGGGTTGAAGAAGTCCAGCGATTGTGCGAGCCGGCTAGGGTGGTGTGGTGCAATGGGACGGCGGAGGAATACAATGAGTTGTGTGACTTGCTGGTTTCGTCTGGTACATTTACGAGGCTGAACGAAAAGCTGCGCCCGCATTCTTTCTTAGCGAGGACGAACCCGTTGGATGCTAGAAGGGAGGTCGAGCGCAATTATCTTTGCACCCCGAACCGCGACGAGGCAGGGCCTGGGAACATTTGGGCGGATCCCAACGAAACCAAGCAGAAGTTGAGACAGCTTTTCAAGGGTTCTATGCGAGGGCGTACTATGTACGTGGTACCGTTTACGCTTGGACCGTGGGGTTCGACACATTGTCGAACTTGCGTTCAAATTACGGATTCTCCTTACGCTGTGGCGAACGTGCACCTTTTGACTCGCATGGGAACGCCGGTGTTGGACAGCATTACTGGACTCAAGCAGTACATTCAGGTGGTGCACTCGATGGGAAGGCCGTTGATTCGCGATGACGGGGTGGCGGTTCCGGATGTGAGTTGGCCGTGTGACTTGAATAACCGCTTGATAGCGCATTTTCCGCAGGAGATGAGTTGTTGGTCTTATGGCTCCAACTTTGGTTCGAACGCGTTGCCGACGCGCATATCTGTGGGGCTGCGAATATCGTCTGCGATGGGGTACAAGGAGGGTTGGTTTGCCGAGAGAATGGCCATTTTGTCGATTACGTCGCCGAATGGTCCGAAGCACCACGTTGCGTTCGCAGCGCCCAGAGGTTGCGGTAAGACGAACGTCGCGATGCTTGTTCCCGTTATTCCTGGTTGGACGGTGAGGTGTCTTTCTGATGAGCTCGCGTGGCTGTACGTTGGAGAGGACAACCGTCTTTGGGCGATAAATCCGGAGACGGGGTTGTTTGATGGGGCCATGTCCAAGTCGTATTCGACAAACAAGTCGGCGATGACTACGGTGAAGAAGAACTCCATTTTCATAAACACCGCGATGACTCTCGATGGTGATGTGTGGTGGGAGGGCATGACGCCTGAGCCTCCTTCCGAGCTGATTGATTGGACTGGGAACAGGTGGAACCCTAGTTTTGATACGCCCGCAGCTCATCCGAACGCTCGATATACGACGCACCTGTCGAATTGTCCGGTTGTGGATCCGGACTGGAACAATCCCAACGGAGTTCCTATTTCCGCGATTATATTTGGAAATCGAAGGTCGTCAGTTCTTCCTTGGGCCTGCGAGGCGCCTTCTTGGGAGCGCGGAGTGTTTTACGGTTCGATTCTTTCTTCTGAGTTTTCCGAGATTCGGCAGTCAGACCCCTCGTCGATTGGGATTAGGGACGAGAACAACCCGAACGTGCTGCGACAGCCGTTCGCTATGTATGGACACACAGGTTACAACATTTGCGATTACTTCAGCCACTGGCTATCTCTAAGGAAGCACTTGGGGTACAGCGTGCCCAAGATATTCTTCGTCAATTGGTTCCGCAAGTCCTCGGCGTCGGGGAAGATATTGTGGCCGGGGTTCAACGAGAATTCTCGGATTTTGAAATGGATTTATCAGCGGATTACCAACGAGGTGAACGCCACGAAGACGCCGATTGGTTTCGTGCCCAGTTCTTCAAGTCTCGACTTACGTGGTTTGGACATTTCCTTCGGGGACGTGCACCAGGGGCTGAAGGTGGACGAAGAGGAGCTCAGGTCTGAAGTGTCGAACATTGAGGCGTTGTACAAGAAGCTTGGGAGTCGAATGCCGAGTGGTTTGTGGACGGAGCTCAATTATCTGAAGTCAGATTTGAGGATGAAGGTTTAA